Proteins encoded within one genomic window of Fusobacterium periodonticum ATCC 33693:
- a CDS encoding ISL3 family transposase encodes MISLSLSNFIKTILNIQDNNISFPEEEYYQVIKKGNHLVKVFKGFLKSNYCACPHCSSKNIVKNGSRHRKIKYIPIQNYNIELELTIQRYICKNCKKTFSPSTNIVSDNSNISNNLKYTIALELKENVSLTYIAKKYDISVASVQRVMNICYPDFKVNKEHLPEAICIDEFKSVKNIDGAMSFVFADYQSKSIIDIVEDRRLNSLTEYFSRFSLEARNNVKYVCMDMYVPYISLVNSIFPNAEIVIDKFHIVNLVSRAFNQTRISIMNSIQDDSLKRKLKLFWKSLLKYYPDLSQVNYYCQSFKRKLSSKDKVDYLLEKIPELEINFNIYQDIIQTIKHNNFKRFEEIVKKYLASKEKISKKIITALKTLKKYMKSIENMFESNITNGLIEGLNNKIKSIKRTAFGYSNFSNFKKRVLIQ; translated from the coding sequence GTGATTTCATTGTCTCTATCTAATTTTATCAAAACTATCTTAAATATTCAAGATAATAATATTTCTTTTCCAGAAGAAGAATATTACCAAGTTATTAAAAAAGGGAATCATCTAGTTAAAGTTTTTAAAGGATTTCTTAAGTCCAATTATTGCGCTTGTCCTCACTGTAGTTCCAAAAATATTGTTAAAAATGGTTCAAGACATCGTAAAATTAAATATATTCCTATTCAAAATTACAATATTGAACTTGAGCTTACTATACAAAGATATATTTGTAAGAATTGCAAGAAAACTTTCTCCCCTTCCACTAATATTGTCAGTGATAACTCTAATATATCTAATAATCTTAAGTACACTATTGCTCTTGAACTTAAAGAAAATGTATCACTTACATATATTGCTAAGAAATATGATATTTCTGTTGCTTCTGTGCAAAGAGTTATGAATATTTGCTATCCTGATTTTAAAGTTAATAAAGAACATTTACCAGAAGCTATTTGTATTGATGAATTTAAGTCTGTTAAAAATATTGATGGCGCTATGTCTTTTGTTTTTGCTGATTATCAAAGTAAAAGTATTATTGATATTGTTGAAGACAGGAGACTTAATTCTCTTACAGAATATTTTTCAAGATTTTCTTTAGAAGCAAGAAACAATGTAAAATATGTCTGCATGGACATGTATGTTCCATACATTAGCCTAGTTAACTCTATCTTTCCTAATGCAGAAATAGTAATAGATAAATTTCATATTGTTAATCTTGTTAGCAGAGCATTTAATCAAACTAGAATATCTATTATGAATTCTATTCAAGATGATTCGTTAAAAAGAAAGCTAAAGCTATTCTGGAAATCATTATTAAAATATTATCCTGATCTTTCTCAAGTAAACTATTATTGTCAAAGCTTTAAGCGCAAACTAAGTAGCAAAGATAAGGTAGATTATCTTCTAGAAAAAATCCCTGAATTAGAGATTAACTTTAACATCTACCAAGATATTATTCAAACAATAAAGCATAATAACTTTAAAAGATTTGAAGAAATAGTAAAAAAATATTTAGCTAGTAAAGAAAAAATTTCTAAGAAAATAATAACAGCTCTAAAAACTTTGAAAAAATATATGAAATCTATTGAAAATATGTTTGAATCAAATATTACTAATGGTTTAATAGAAGGTTTAAACAATAAGATAAAATCAATAAAGAGAACAGCATTTGGATATTCAAATTTTAGTAATTTTAAAAAGCGTGTATTGATTCAA